From a single Rhizobium lusitanum genomic region:
- the pip gene encoding prolyl aminopeptidase, with the protein MTEALRTLYPEIEPYASGHLDVGDGHVIYWERAGTPGAKPAVFLHGGPGGGISPSHRRLFDPALYDVTLFDQRGCGKSTPHAGLEANTTWHLVDDIERLREMAGVDKWLVFGGSWGSTLALAYAETHPGHVSELVVRGIYTLTKAELDWYYQFGVSEMFPDKWERFIAPIPPEERHEMMLAYHRRLTHEDKAARLEAAKAWSLWEGETITLLPDPSTSTPFEDAEFAHAFARIENHFFVNAGWMDEGQLLRDAYKLKDIPGVIVHGRYDMPCPAKYAWALHKAWPKAELHLIEGAGHAYSEPGILDQLIRATDKFAGKIRA; encoded by the coding sequence ATGACGGAAGCCTTGCGTACGCTCTATCCGGAAATCGAACCCTATGCCTCCGGCCATCTCGATGTCGGCGACGGCCATGTCATCTATTGGGAACGAGCCGGCACGCCTGGCGCCAAGCCCGCCGTCTTCCTGCATGGCGGCCCGGGCGGCGGCATCTCGCCGAGCCATCGCCGCCTGTTCGATCCGGCGCTCTACGACGTGACGCTGTTCGACCAGCGCGGCTGCGGCAAGTCCACGCCGCATGCAGGGCTGGAAGCCAACACGACCTGGCATCTGGTTGACGATATCGAGCGGTTGCGCGAGATGGCGGGCGTCGACAAATGGCTGGTCTTCGGCGGCTCCTGGGGATCGACGCTGGCGCTCGCCTATGCGGAAACCCATCCGGGGCATGTTTCGGAACTGGTCGTACGCGGCATCTATACGCTGACGAAGGCGGAGCTCGACTGGTACTATCAGTTCGGCGTCTCGGAAATGTTCCCGGACAAATGGGAGCGCTTCATAGCGCCGATCCCGCCGGAAGAGCGCCACGAAATGATGCTCGCCTATCACCGCCGGCTGACGCATGAGGACAAGGCGGCCCGTCTCGAGGCCGCCAAGGCATGGTCGCTCTGGGAAGGCGAGACCATCACCCTTCTGCCGGACCCTTCAACCAGCACACCGTTCGAAGACGCGGAATTCGCGCATGCCTTCGCGCGCATCGAAAACCACTTCTTCGTCAATGCCGGCTGGATGGACGAAGGCCAACTGCTGCGCGATGCCTATAAGCTGAAGGATATTCCCGGCGTTATCGTTCATGGCCGCTACGACATGCCCTGCCCGGCAAAATATGCCTGGGCGCTGCACAAGGCATGGCCGAAAGCGGAGCTTCATCTGATCGAAGGCGCAGGCCATGCCTATTCCGAGCCTGGCATCCTCGATCAGTTGATCCGCGCCACGGACAAGTTTGCAGGGAAGATCCGAGCCTGA
- a CDS encoding GFA family protein → MTEVTRSGGCQCGAVRFRIRGELGRPSICHCRMCQKQFGSFFSALVTAPDGNLEWTRGEPTYFQSSVNIERGFCKNCGTPLTYRHPGGVEIAIGAFDERDDLAPQIQVNHASRLPWVETIFQQPVHQNPDFYAQQERIISFQHPDHDTDIWPSEGLKI, encoded by the coding sequence ATGACTGAAGTCACCAGAAGCGGAGGATGCCAGTGCGGCGCGGTGCGGTTTCGCATTCGCGGTGAACTCGGCCGGCCCTCGATCTGCCATTGCCGCATGTGCCAGAAGCAGTTCGGCAGCTTCTTCTCCGCCCTGGTGACGGCACCGGATGGCAATCTGGAATGGACGCGCGGCGAGCCGACCTATTTCCAGTCCTCGGTCAACATCGAACGCGGCTTCTGCAAGAATTGCGGAACGCCGCTGACCTATCGCCATCCCGGCGGGGTGGAGATCGCCATTGGTGCCTTCGACGAGCGCGACGATCTGGCACCGCAGATCCAGGTGAACCACGCCTCGCGCCTGCCCTGGGTTGAAACCATATTCCAGCAGCCAGTGCATCAGAATCCGGACTTCTATGCCCAGCAAGAGCGGATCATCTCCTTCCAGCACCCAGACCATGACACCGACATCTGGCCTTCGGAAGGGCTGAAAATATGA
- a CDS encoding GFA family protein, with protein sequence MTMAAGYSGGCQCGAVRYRTAGALGYPHLCHCRMCQKASGNYALPLGSAKLTDFELTRGEPSWFHSSDLVRRGFCGTCGTPLFYDIPGADSINVTLGSLDEPMAVQPVAQSNLAGKMPWFHALDVLPVEPDGDEADRTEAIRLSNHQHPDHDTQTWPQEKSHD encoded by the coding sequence ATGACGATGGCGGCGGGATATAGTGGTGGATGCCAGTGCGGCGCGGTTCGTTATCGAACCGCCGGTGCCCTCGGCTATCCGCATCTCTGCCATTGTCGCATGTGCCAGAAGGCCTCCGGCAATTACGCCCTACCGCTGGGCAGCGCCAAGCTTACGGATTTCGAGCTGACGCGCGGCGAGCCTTCGTGGTTTCATTCATCCGATCTCGTACGCCGCGGCTTCTGCGGCACCTGCGGCACGCCTTTGTTCTATGACATTCCGGGCGCGGATTCGATCAATGTGACGCTCGGCTCGCTGGACGAGCCGATGGCGGTGCAGCCCGTCGCGCAATCGAATCTCGCGGGAAAAATGCCGTGGTTCCATGCGCTGGATGTACTTCCGGTGGAACCGGATGGCGACGAGGCTGACCGCACCGAGGCGATCCGCTTGTCCAACCATCAGCATCCCGATCACGATACCCAAACCTGGCCACAGGAGAAGAGCCATGACTGA
- a CDS encoding GFA family protein: MTVSTYTGGCQCGAVRFRVRGELKDASICHCRMCQKAFGAYYAPLVSTRGAELVWTRGERKTFRSSNFVERGFCGDCGTPLTYEAPDGVAVAAGAFDDPSLLPPVVQFGTEGKISFVDGLHLLPGHRTEEDAEQAPFVLELVSYQHPDHDTAAWPLETGQ; encoded by the coding sequence ATGACTGTCTCGACTTACACCGGCGGCTGTCAATGCGGTGCGGTTCGTTTCCGAGTGCGGGGCGAACTCAAGGACGCGTCGATCTGTCATTGTCGGATGTGTCAGAAAGCTTTCGGTGCCTATTATGCACCGCTGGTCTCGACGCGTGGCGCTGAACTTGTGTGGACGCGGGGGGAGCGGAAGACATTCCGGTCGTCGAATTTCGTCGAGCGCGGTTTCTGCGGTGATTGCGGCACGCCGCTGACCTATGAGGCGCCGGATGGCGTGGCGGTTGCGGCAGGCGCCTTCGATGATCCGTCGCTGTTGCCGCCGGTGGTGCAGTTCGGCACGGAGGGCAAGATCAGCTTCGTTGACGGGCTGCATCTGCTACCGGGCCACCGCACGGAAGAGGATGCGGAACAGGCGCCGTTTGTGCTGGAGCTTGTGTCCTACCAGCATCCGGATCACGATACGGCAGCATGGCCATTGGAGACAGGTCAATGA
- a CDS encoding endonuclease domain-containing protein, whose translation MRKVMTDAELRVWNELRAHRLMGLGFRRQLPIAGYIVDFACPAEKLIVEVDGSQHGKEHDQIYDQVRTRRLEVDGWTVLRFWNDDILRDIDNVCMHILIVLGKDKA comes from the coding sequence ATGCGCAAAGTCATGACGGACGCCGAACTCCGCGTCTGGAATGAGTTGCGCGCGCACCGTCTCATGGGTCTTGGCTTTCGCCGCCAATTGCCGATCGCTGGATACATCGTTGATTTTGCCTGCCCCGCCGAGAAGCTCATTGTCGAAGTCGACGGTTCCCAGCACGGTAAAGAGCATGATCAAATCTATGATCAGGTTCGCACCCGCCGTCTAGAAGTTGACGGCTGGACCGTTCTCAGATTCTGGAATGACGATATCCTCCGGGACATCGACAATGTCTGCATGCATATCCTCATTGTCCTCGGAAAGGATAAGGCATGA